The Oreochromis aureus strain Israel breed Guangdong linkage group 7, ZZ_aureus, whole genome shotgun sequence region TTGTGCTGTTAATAAAAATCttgtatacatttttatttagattGTTTAACTAAAGTTTCTGATGCTTCATTTCCTCCAGCAGGTGAGGTCCTGTCCAGGGACATTGGTCCATGCTTGTTGGACCTTTGGCCGCTGGGCTCAATTAGCATGAAGATGGCTGACTCAGAAAAGACAGAAGAATTTGTAGATGCTGAGTGCCCCTCAGAGTGCCTTGATGAAGCTCAATCAGCCACAGCTTCTGTTCAAGCAGAGCAGGATGAGCATCTGAAAACAGAAACCACTACCAGTACCAGTTCACCCCCAAGGGAAAAGGAGGCTGACAGCCCCTTGCATACAGAGGGTGAGCAGAGTCTCCTGTCCATGCCATGCTTGATGAAGGAGCTTCGCAGAGACTCACCAGAGTCTCAGCATGCCTCAACAGGAAGTGACAAACCCGTGTCTCGTCATATCTACGAGAGTGACTCCTCGAACCCCTGCATGCTCTCGCCTTCATCCAGTGGCCACCTGGCTGACTCTGATACACTCTCCTCAGGGGAAGAAGGTGCTGCTCCTCCCATAGGAGAAAAGGAAGAGGGCAGCATGGAAGCTACAGGTGATCCTGGGCAGGCAGGAGGAATGCAAGCATCTGCCACAGTTGCCGGGGGGAGGAAGTCTCGACGGTCACGTTCAGAGAGTGAGGTGCCTCCAAATACGATGGCTGCAAAGAAGAACCGCTGCCAGCCCACCGTGATAGCAGCCGCAGGAGGCcaggaaaaacaaaccaatGGCAAGTTTTCAAAAGTGAAAGGTCACCGCAGTCAGAAACACAAGGAGCGCATGCGCCTGCTGAGGCAAAAACGAGAGGCAGCAGCACGGAAGAAGTACAACCTGCTGCAGGACAGCAGTACGAGTGACAGCGAGCTCACTTGTGACTCCAGCACCAGCTCCTCcgaggatgaggatgatgacACCTCAGGGGGTAGCAAGACAATCAAGACAGATATTCCAGGTAATAACCGATGTTTACAACGCATGCTTAAGAGCTCAGTACTACTACCATCACTGTCCACTAGCAGCCACttagtatttcatgtaaatctcTGACTCACATTGCAGACTAGTACTGATTTACAACATAAGAAAGTATTGACTACTGATCAGTTAGACATAACAGAGTCTGCCTGcatgagtaaaaaaaaattgtcaacCAAATCATTAAACTGATTCAAGAACTGTACGAATCCTTCCTAACATCAAATCAATAACAgggctgctttgtttgttttgtcattttctttcctTAGTTATTTTCCCATCCATGTCTATATTCATTCAAGTTGTCTTTAGATGTATACAGTATATGTTTAGAGGACCAGCACCTAGTCATAATACAGCATTACCCCTTTCAGACATATGCTGTTTTTAGTCAGACAGACATCATCTTAGAATGCATTGGCTGGACAATCATCCTGTTCACTTTTGTCTAGAAGTCTCAACAGAGCGTCACTCTTACAGGCTGAAGCTGCTGTAGGTTCAACCTGCATTTGGATATCACCTTCAGTATTACACAAGTCTAAAATATATGCAGTTGCATTAATGAAATTGCAACTTTGCACGTCTCTGTTAGCATTTGTCTTGGTAAGACATCCATCATGaagaattttcattttttccaacCCAGAATAaagctcactcgctctctcacAGCCTATATGCTGTATTTGGGAGCCACTACAgcaaacactcacacatacagaaCCTGGTCCTTGTGATGATGAAAGAGGAAACCAAGTCTTCAAAAAATGAGATTACACTTCTTCAGAGTTGAAAGTATCCTTGTCACTTTGTTTGGCACTTTATAAACCAACAGTGtatataaaattgtatttaaagcttaaagtaaactaaagatcatttaaaaaatggtcTCAATATAGTTTCATCACCTGATTATTCTTCTTTGGTTCTTTGGTGGTAGGTCAAAACGTCTTTGGAAgccctctttcttttttttttaattggctgGAGAAATCCTGCAAATAAGACGCACATAGCATGGGTCTCCCCATCACTGTTATATCAATGAAGCTTTAAACAACTAAGCAAcattaataatataattaacAATTTCGACTCTGGCTAAAAGCCACAGACCGAGCAGCAGGTATATTCTTGCCTCAACGTCCACCTTTGTTGTAGCGTTCATGTCACATATTAATCGCgtcgttcacacacacacattaagagGTACTAcattgtaatggaaaaccagtCGATCAGAGTCGAGTCCTGGCAAGTCGATCTGAGTACGTATTGATGGAAAAGGGTCTTATGAATGACAACCAACACTAGAACAGAATGGTAAAGCAAGCAATCTGACATATCCCATGTCTGAAAGAGACTTAAACATTGTCATGAAACTCTTTCTTGCTGATGACTTGATACGGGAGTCTAATCAACATTGTCCAGTTCAGAGTGGTTAAAAAGAGTTGAGTTAATGTAACCTTCACTGTGAGTTCTGCAGTTCAACAAGTCAGCCATTAATATACACAGCCTTTGCTCTAAATAGACATACTATGATCTCGCTGAGTTGCAAGACTCTGCAGCCACTACTGGTGTCAGTAAGCTCTAGAAATACTGGCTTATACATGAGTAAAGACATAAAATCCGATGTCTAATGTTCTGTTTCATTAGATTGCCTAACCTCGTAAGTAATTAGTCTGTTCTGTTAGAGTGAGTTTACCAAGTATTTCATTCACATGAAAACTGTTGGGCATTTAGTATTGCATTTCCTGCATTTCTGTCCTTACTAAATATGCTTTAATGTTTCAGTATTCTTTTTGTCCTGACCCATCACACACTTCACTCCTCCTACAGTGAATCATGTTAGAAATGTAGTTGGGTGTTTTCCTATACTCTAAATGATTTTGTAACACCTTAGATGAGCCCATGAGTTCTTGTGTCATCCAGTTGAAAGTCTAAATGCatacaaatatatacaaatctAATTGAGAATGGCTTTTTGCTAAACTGTGGGCCAGAGGTGTCTACCTGGAATAAACACTCATTGGCAAACGCTGATTGTAACGCCTGCATGCACGTTAGACCCCGTGAGTTTGCTTACGTGTTGTAGAAATCTCTTGGGTGAGTTGAATTCTCCAGAAGTAGGTCCTATCAGGCTGGTGTTTAAAGGTCTGCCAATGGAAGAGAAGCACTCGGTTTACTGTTGGATGATCTTTTGATCGTGATTGTGTTCTTTAGTATGTAActtgttgtattttattatcatttttacattaaaatcaAATTTTAGTTTCTTGTGTTTCATAGATGATCCTtaataaattgtttttgtttatatgtAGCAGCATTAGTAAAGGTACTTTGGCTTATATAAAGTCTATCTCTTAGTTATGTCTGCTGCTTTTGCAGCGCAGATTTGAAGTTATTTTGCTTTGGGTGGTTGCATTTACTTTAAAATCTTACACGTTTTCCAAATCACTCGATCAGTCACCCCAGACCACCAATTATCTTCCTTCAGGGATCTGTAGGACATGAAATGTTTTCAGCCATTTTTACATCCCGCACACAGATTTGAGTGCTACAACTGCATGATGTAGTCCATCAGCATGAAAAGAGTCGATCTGCACGTTACCTGAAACAAACTGTCATTTTCTCTGTAATGCAAAAGTCCACCTCCGAAGCATGAAAGTGCTACTGTATTTTCTTATGGCTTGGCCTCAATGTCTTTAAAGCTGGCTTCAGACGTGCTTCGGAGAGATCCAGAGTGGGATCCCAGATTCATGGGTTACTGGACAGCGGCTCGTGGGACAGGAACGGCATCGGCAGCGTTCTGGAGGAGGCCATGACGCGCTTTGCTGTGATGCAGCGTCAGACTGAGGAGCGCTTCCGCGTCTGGATGGAAAAGCTTGCACACCTCGACTCGGACAACGATTCTTCCAAGCGCTCGAGTGACGGCCCAGAAGGGCAGCAGCAGCCCTCACAGGGGGCACGACCTTCCCCCCCAAGCTCGTTTTTGCCATCTTCAGAGTCTGCAGAGACTATGGCTGCCTACATGTTGGCACGAGAGAACAACAGTCTCACCCACACCcctataaacaacaacaacaacatccacCCTGAAGTTGTCACTCAGAATGGAAATCTAGGTGTTCCAGACCCTGGTCTCTTGAATGTTTAGATTTCACTTCTGCTTCACCCCTCGCAGTTTCTTACTTTGATCTCGGCAAGTGTAGAGTTAGTTAATGCAGAAAGCAATGGGGTATACCCGTTCAAGGATGTGAGGGCACTAAACAGAAAcgccaccagcagcagcagctgggcCTGAACTGGTCATTTGAACTTGACTCTGTGCAGACCAGGGGCCCGTGCTATGAAGCAGGTTTAACATGTCTTCTTTATATGGCTTTATTAAGCCTAGCAAAAACAGTCACAAGGAGTCTGGTTAtcggttgggtttttttgtttgtttgtttgtttgtttgttcttaatTAAACCCAGCTATGAGCATTTTCGCATAACATGCGTGGTGGTGGCACCAGATGACCAACTGCAAAGACTATGGGACTATAGCCACTTAAAGTCAGAACAAACAGTAATCCTGATATGAAGAAAATTAAAGCCAGGAGGAAAAATTGGCATAAAGTTGCATTTTGTGTGAATGTGCAATTTACTAAAAGGCCCATTAGTGATGATGGTCCATcactgacaaaaaagaaaatatgactaGAATTACAATGATGTATTTCTTCCAATTCATGTGTTGCCTGTGGTTGTTTATTTAGATAATTTTAGCTCTGTTGTTTCAGCTACAACCCAGGTAATGTTAAATGGAGTGACATcagataaaatattttttttaattcttgcaAATTTTATAAGGTCAAAAGCACTGGAATTTAATCAGTTAAAGAGTCTTGATTTAGCATTATATTGCTATAAAAAGACATATGGAAAGAAGAAATGGGCTCAAATGCTCACAGGCATAAGTGATATAAAACCCACTCAGTACATGTGCTGTAAAGCCCAAAGGATCTTCACAAAAGACAACCAATTGGTCAGTAGTTGGTGCTTTATATAGGTTCGTCTGTTATGTTGAACATGACCTACTCAGGAGGTCGTGTATTTTGGTGTGGTCTAATGTGGCAATGTACCCGCAGAAAGAACTGAATTTGGAAGCGGGGGAACCCTGAAAACCTGAAGTTATTCCACTAGCTTGGAATCCTGCTTTGTAGCACGGGGCTGAGGCTCAGCATGTGTGCTGGCACTGAATCACTGTGAGATTTGACACTGAGAAAAATTCAACTCACCTATTTGATTTCTGCAGCATCTGTGACACGGAAACATGGCTTCTCAATAGACTGAGTCAGGGCTCTTATTGTAttgctttgctttctttctttcattttttttcagcacCAGCTGAATACCCTCTTTGACACAGAGtaactgttttatttctttcattcagcATATGAACTATAATGATGGGTAGCCATCATTGCAGTGTTAAGTGGGGTGCTGCTGTGTAATAGCATGTGCCTTGTCATTCCGAACTCATCCTGGGAATGATGGGTAAAGCATTATAGTGCTGTTTCCTTAAGAATCAGGTTTACCACTGCATACCCCCCGTTTGTCTTGAACTGTTGGCACTTTGCTTGTAAACGGTTCAGGAGAATCTTGTGACAACCTTTATTTTGGTGGCATAGCTTTACTAACAGAACATTTAAACATAGATATGCCtataaatataaacacaatatactaacacacacaatttcttgctttttaaaaaatctatattAAGGATTAGacgtgtttacatttttaaataaaggccTTTCTGTTACATTTGCTGCTGGCGCTGCATTTGCGCAGTAACATGAAACGAGTGATTGAggaatttgaaaaagaaaactccTCGTGGTTATTTTAGTAGCTTAGGTGTAGATTTTGAACATCATATAAGGCATGGGTTCTTTTGTTGTGGCTATTGGCTGCATTGGCATATTATAGTAATGGGTATTTGTCTACTTCAATTTTTGTTTGCACCGGTCTGCCAGTTTATCCAGTGTCCCCACCTGGCACTGCGTATTCGCATcttgactttaaactgaaaaccCAGGCATCAAACGTGCAGATATAGAGCAGTAATACAGCTGCAGTATGGTGCATGGCAATGTTTACggatttttttctaattaaaaaagaaaaaaagtcggaTCTATGTGATCAAGTGGCCTTCTGGTTCACATCCTGTGGTCTTTGAAAGGGGGGAGGAAACAATCCTCCTTgaacccccctcccccccacaCTGTTTTCACTGATGTAGATGACCATTTGGGTCTTATTTCTAAACACTGCTAACAACCATCACAGAGACTGATGAAGGAATCTTTGGCCTGATCATATTTAAAGTTAAGATGTTAAAAAGTGTTctctatatgtgtatatgtagcCCTATGACTGTCATTTTTACAGAGCCTAAAGCTAAGCGACGTGTTTCCCCCACCTGTTTGCATGCGAGTATATTAGTATATAGAATGTGCAAGGCCAAATTAGTTTACATCAGCAGCACGTGTGCAAGCTATAGCTTTTCCTTATGCTGATAAATGGTGACTGATGGGACATTTTATCTctatatttttttcccttttgattGTTTTCCCTTGACCTAACGGTTTCATATTGTGTGAATATTGCTTGTTTTGTAATGCATAATTCCTTTTCCATTACGGATTTAAATAGAT contains the following coding sequences:
- the c7h18orf25 gene encoding uncharacterized protein C18orf25 homolog isoform X1 gives rise to the protein MKMADSEKTEEFVDAECPSECLDEAQSATASVQAEQDEHLKTETTTSTSSPPREKEADSPLHTEGEQSLLSMPCLMKELRRDSPESQHASTGSDKPVSRHIYESDSSNPCMLSPSSSGHLADSDTLSSGEEGAAPPIGEKEEGSMEATGDPGQAGGMQASATVAGGRKSRRSRSESEVPPNTMAAKKNRCQPTVIAAAGGQEKQTNGKFSKVKGHRSQKHKERMRLLRQKREAAARKKYNLLQDSSTSDSELTCDSSTSSSEDEDDDTSGGSKTIKTDIPDGPPVVGHYDISDTDSNHESMNVEAVRPTVIKHELKTHRGQDMAAHSGCIRALSSTSGHMEAELSHKESSQHKGQINIVSSDSEVEIVGVQEKARCAHPCGGVIKSLSSWKENSGEQLNSTNQSQLWTTVSPQPNWVSPPEVVDLTLDEDAGHKYLL
- the c7h18orf25 gene encoding uncharacterized protein C18orf25 homolog isoform X2; translation: MKMADSEKTEEFVDAECPSECLDEAQSATASVQAEQDEHLKTETTTSTSSPPREKEADSPLHTEGEQSLLSMPCLMKELRRDSPESQHASTGSDKPVSRHIYESDSSNPCMLSPSSSGHLADSDTLSSGEEGAAPPIGEKEEGSMEATGDPGQAGGMQASATVAGGRKSRRSRSESEVPPNTMAAKKNRCQPTVIAAAGGQEKQTNGKFSKVKGHRSQKHKERMRLLRQKREAAARKKYNLLQDSSTSDSELTCDSSTSSSEDEDDDTSGGSKTIKTDIPAGFRRASERSRVGSQIHGLLDSGSWDRNGIGSVLEEAMTRFAVMQRQTEERFRVWMEKLAHLDSDNDSSKRSSDGPEGQQQPSQGARPSPPSSFLPSSESAETMAAYMLARENNSLTHTPINNNNNIHPEVVTQNGNLGVPDPGLLNV
- the c7h18orf25 gene encoding uncharacterized protein C18orf25 homolog isoform X3, which translates into the protein MKMADSEKTEEFVDAECPSECLDEAQSATASVQAEQDEHLKTETTTSTSSPPREKEADSPLHTEGEQSLLSMPCLMKELRRDSPESQHASTGSDKPVSRHIYESDSSNPCMLSPSSSGHLADSDTLSSGEEGAAPPIGEKEEGSMEATGDPGQAGGMQASATVAGGRKSRRSRSESEVPPNTMAAKKNRCQPTVIAAAGGQEKQTNGKFSKVKGHRSQKHKERMRLLRQKREAAARKKYNLLQDSSTSDSELTCDSSTSSSEDEDDDTSGGSKTIKTDIPGHMEAELSHKESSQHKGQINIVSSDSEVEIVGVQEKARCAHPCGGVIKSLSSWKENSGEQLNSTNQSQLWTTVSPQPNWVSPPEVVDLTLDEDAGHKYLL